The following proteins come from a genomic window of Crassostrea angulata isolate pt1a10 chromosome 1, ASM2561291v2, whole genome shotgun sequence:
- the LOC128155948 gene encoding uncharacterized protein LOC128155948 yields MVKRKREEQDLGNSEGPTTKHANTQQDADCGKEMFMAAELQLRQVLGDFVRLYERLSPDDDPGTKPNYSYSELVFLAILRSPNFCLPIGEIYKYIQSRFSFFRTSSRQHWKNAVRHSLSKTKCFSKISVGRGVAVTKKLHKATYLWCLVPSSIISFARGDYRPSSDRGSGVNTLQYGYYSVNAGQFWGQVAIYLEKKMAGFRGSLSRCNQPGEIFEEQLCEIPRHEEAFQRGNFFDARNLEMNAISMPKTGNVSIEEDHNKQPETQIPGNIDESQSSKTEHLIDDRSNNSSGTRDDSGIVSDVFVSNTSSDLSLTDANIIEHSLNLLSRSDLTHTSSPITNVLYTGVNDYQDDRKTPELPDLRNVSPLNLSPILSGESSEMSPQFLKVPMNAAYSTPESYRMAPAYTAAVMPQSSTFYHSSPYTYPALTEETGFPFGLPPLYQYGFLTDSGGSQEYCL; encoded by the coding sequence ATGCCGACTGCGGCAAAGAGATGTTCATGGCCGCCGAGCTACAGCTACGTCAGGTGTTAGGGGACTTTGTCCGTCTGTACGAGCGTCTGAGTCCGGACGACGACCCCGGCACCAAACCTAACTACTCCTACAGCGAGCTGGTGTTCCTGGCCATCCTACGGTCGCCGAATTTCTGTCTGCCGATCGGAGAGATCTACAAGTACATCCAGAGTCGCTTCTCCTTCTTCCGGACGTCCAGCCGACAGCACTGGAAGAACGCCGTGCGGCACAGCTTGTCCAAAACCAAGTGTTTCTCCAAGATCTCCGTGGGGCGAGGCGTCGCGGTGACCAAGAAACTCCACAAAGCCACTTACCTGTGGTGTCTCGTCCCCTCCAGCATCATTAGTTTTGCGCGGGGCGACTATCGGCCGTCGTCTGACCGAGGCAGCGGGGTGAATACACTGCAGTACGGCTACTACAGCGTCAACGCCGGCCAATTCTGGGGACAAGTGGCGATCTACCTGGAAAAGAAAATGGCGGGATTCAGAGGATCTCTCTCCAGGTGTAATCAGCCAGGAGAGATTTTCGAGGAACAGCTCTGTGAAATCCCAAGACACGAGGAAGCATTTCAAAGAGGGAATTTCTTCGACGCCCGAAATCTGGAAATGAATGCAATCTCTATGCCGAAAACTGGTAATGTCTCCATAGAAGAAGACCACAACAAACAGCCAGAAACACAAATTCCCGGAAACATTGATGAGTCCCAGAGTTCAAAAACTGAGCATTTGATCGATGACCGTTCGAACAATAGTAGTGGTACTAGGGATGACAGTGGTATCGTCTCTGACGTGTTCGTTTCCAACACCAGTTCCGATCTATCGCTGACGGACGCAAACATCATCGAACACTCTCTCAATCTTCTCAGCAGAAGTGATCTCACGCATACGTCATCCCCAATTACAAATGTCTTATATACCGGCGTCAATGATTACCAGGATGATCGCAAAACTCCAGAATTACCGGACTTGAGAAATGTCAGTCCTCTAAATTTATCTCCGATCTTGTCGGGTGAATCATCTGAAATGTCTCCCCAGTTTTTAAAGGTACCCATGAATGCTGCATATTCGACCCCGGAGAGTTACCGGATGGCGCCTGCGTACACAGCAGCAGTGATGCCACAGTCGTCTACGTTTTATCATAGCTCCCCTTATACATACCCAGCATTAACAGAAGAGACTGGTTTTCCTTTCGGATTACCTCCATTATATCAGTACGGCTTTCTTACTGATTCGGGAGGCTCTCAAGAATACTGTTTGTAG